AAGCATATCGTTGACCGCAAAGACCGCGGTCAGGTGTTCCCGGCGCACAAAGTCCACAAATCCCTGGCCCAGCTGCTTGTGCGCGCCGGCGCTGAACACCCGGTTCTCGGGAAGGGAGAGCCGGTGCTCCGCGAGCGCCTGCTTGAAACCCTCCAGGCGCGCCCGGGACGTGAACACCCAGTCCACATAGCCGATTTCCCGGTGGCCCTTCTCCGCCAGGTGCGCCGCCGCCTCGTAGCCGCCCCGGTAGTGGTCGCAGTTGATGAACACGCAGCGGTCAAGCAGATCCTCGGGGCAGTGGTCGATGACCACCAGCGGCGGGCCGGTCACATTCGACGCCAGGTCCATCACCGGCACGCCGCCGGAAATGAGCACAACCCCCGCCGCCTGCTGCCCCGTCATGATCCGGTTGAACAGGCCGCGCTCGGAATCCGCGCGATAGCCCGTGCAGGAAAGCTCCACGATCACGCCCGCTTCCCGCAGGTGTTTTTCGACGCTGCCGACCACCTCCACGTTGAACGGGTTGGACATGTCGGGCACAATCAGCGCCACGCGCTTGCTCGTCCGGATCTGGAGCGCCGCCGCGTCCTGCATGCTCACGAACGTGCCGCGGCCGTGCTCCCGGCGGACGAAGCCCTCCGACTCCATCTCCGTAATGGCCCGCACCGCCGTCACCTTGCTGACCCGAAACTTCTCCATGATCTCCGATATGGAGTAGATCCGGGCGCCGGGGAGAAGCTCGCCGTCACGTATCTGCCCCAGAATCTCGTTGCGTATCTGGATATACTTGGGAGAGGAAGTAGTCACGCGGTGTCGTACCAGAATATCCTGCAAAACGCGCCCGCCGGCCGGAATCCGGCTGCGGAGCGCGAAAAAGTAACAACCTGCCAGTCTATCAGTAGAGCTTATACCACATTGACCAGCCCGGTGCAACGTCAGGGAAATCGCATTTAAACTCGATCTCGGTATATGGGCGTAAACTTGAGTCGATTTGGAACCTTCAATCAACGATAGTGAGCGTTTTGGAGCGCCGGCATCTGTGCCGGCACGGTCAGGGATTCGCCGCAGGCGAAATGCCAGCGCTCCAACACGCGCCCTTTTTAACATTGAAGGTGGTTCATGTGGCGCTCGGCTCAAGTTGGAAGTTTAAATGCGATTGCCCTGGGTGCAACGTTTTCGGAGAACCGGTTGCGCATGCGGAGGGACGCGGTCGCAACGGCGGAAAAGGGTTTTTTCGCTTGAATTTTCGGCGCGTTTATGCTACTGTACCGACCAAGTTTAGAGTTGCAGGACTCTTGCCCGCGTTACTATGCGCCAGCTCCCCGCGGATCCCCTCGAATCGCGGATGCCGCGCCGGCCTCCGGATGGCTCCGCCGGAACGCCGGACGTCCTGATGTGGAGCGTTGTCGGGAGGTATTTGGATGCAAGAACTGGAAAAAGCGCTCGGTATCTCGCTGGCCGGAGAAGCCCGGGAGGAGATTCTGGCCGCGTTCGACGCGCAGATCGAAGCGTGGGCGATTACCATGCCGGCGGTGCAGCCGCTGGTGCTGGATTTCGGCCTCGGACGCTTCAACGAGGTGGGGCTGGTCGAAGCGTGGATCTGCAACGAAACCGGCGCCGGGTACTGCGGCAAATACCTGTTTCTATTCGACGGGCAGCAGTGCCCCATGCACCGTCACCGGCTCAAGTCCGAAACGTTCTTCATCGCCCGGGGTGCTATTGATGTCTGCCTCGACGGGAAAAAATTCCGCTTGAAGGAGGGGGACACCCTCTTCATCGAACCGTGGTCCCCCCACAGCATGACGGGCGTGGGGCCGGCCCTCATCCTCGAGATTTCCACCGCCTGCCTGGTGGACGACA
The Candidatus Hydrogenedentota bacterium genome window above contains:
- a CDS encoding D-lyxose/D-mannose family sugar isomerase gives rise to the protein MQELEKALGISLAGEAREEILAAFDAQIEAWAITMPAVQPLVLDFGLGRFNEVGLVEAWICNETGAGYCGKYLFLFDGQQCPMHRHRLKSETFFIARGAIDVCLDGKKFRLKEGDTLFIEPWSPHSMTGVGPALILEISTACLVDDNYFEDPNIPIGGNFGGGVL
- a CDS encoding GntR family transcriptional regulator, with amino-acid sequence MTTSSPKYIQIRNEILGQIRDGELLPGARIYSISEIMEKFRVSKVTAVRAITEMESEGFVRREHGRGTFVSMQDAAALQIRTSKRVALIVPDMSNPFNVEVVGSVEKHLREAGVIVELSCTGYRADSERGLFNRIMTGQQAAGVVLISGGVPVMDLASNVTGPPLVVIDHCPEDLLDRCVFINCDHYRGGYEAAAHLAEKGHREIGYVDWVFTSRARLEGFKQALAEHRLSLPENRVFSAGAHKQLGQGFVDFVRREHLTAVFAVNDMLAMQAMQLLRANDYSIPGDISLMGYDDVLAAKYLEIPLTTVEQHEEQIGRKAAECILQRMDARQSSVRPREILIVPRVVERASTGRPKSGRH